The following are encoded in a window of Candidatus Jordarchaeales archaeon genomic DNA:
- the carA gene encoding glutamine-hydrolyzing carbamoyl-phosphate synthase small subunit, protein MKPTARQVKNAALVLEDGTFFLGYGFGAVGRVSGEVVFNTGMVGYVESLTDPSYHGQILTLTYPLVGNYGVPSFKVVDKWGLPVYFESDGIKVQGLVVHECCKTPSHWNSAESLDEWLRREGVPGIEGIDTRMLTKKLRIKGVMLGILEVCEKGVEPDVDELLREVKKVRDPNERKLASEVSCREPVVYGNGGRKRVVLIDCGVKLSILRQLLKKGLEVVRVPYGVTVDEVLDYRPDGVVVSNGPGDPRRANEVIETVRGLLAEEVPVFGICLGNQILALACGGDTYKLKYGHRSQNQPCVDVSTGRCYITSQNHGYAVSEESLAGTGLEVSFINANDRTVEGVRHGKLPAFSVQFHPEHSPGPVDTEWLFDAFAKMMGG, encoded by the coding sequence TTGAAACCGACGGCTCGGCAGGTCAAGAACGCCGCCTTAGTCTTGGAAGACGGCACTTTCTTTCTCGGTTATGGTTTCGGTGCTGTTGGCCGTGTTTCCGGCGAGGTTGTGTTTAACACTGGTATGGTTGGATATGTGGAGAGTTTAACTGACCCGTCTTATCACGGGCAGATACTCACCCTGACTTACCCCCTTGTCGGCAACTACGGTGTTCCCTCGTTCAAAGTTGTTGACAAATGGGGGCTACCGGTCTACTTCGAGTCTGATGGTATTAAGGTTCAGGGGTTGGTGGTTCATGAGTGCTGCAAGACGCCAAGCCACTGGAACTCAGCTGAGAGTCTCGATGAGTGGCTTAGAAGAGAAGGAGTTCCGGGGATAGAAGGCATAGACACGAGGATGCTCACTAAGAAGTTGAGGATTAAGGGGGTCATGTTGGGGATACTGGAAGTGTGTGAAAAGGGTGTCGAGCCGGACGTAGACGAGCTTCTCAGAGAGGTCAAGAAGGTGAGAGACCCAAACGAAAGGAAGCTTGCGTCCGAGGTTTCGTGCAGAGAGCCGGTTGTCTATGGAAATGGTGGGAGGAAACGCGTTGTCTTGATAGACTGCGGGGTTAAACTGAGCATCCTACGCCAACTACTCAAGAAGGGGCTAGAGGTGGTTAGGGTACCTTACGGGGTTACAGTTGACGAGGTACTGGATTACAGGCCTGACGGGGTTGTCGTAAGCAACGGCCCCGGGGATCCGAGGCGGGCTAACGAGGTCATTGAAACTGTTAGAGGTCTTCTAGCCGAGGAGGTGCCGGTTTTCGGTATATGTTTAGGCAACCAGATACTGGCGTTGGCCTGCGGGGGGGACACCTATAAGCTTAAGTATGGTCACAGGTCGCAGAATCAGCCATGCGTGGACGTTAGCACAGGTAGGTGTTATATCACCAGCCAGAACCACGGCTATGCTGTGAGCGAGGAATCGCTGGCTGGAACGGGGCTCGAAGTATCCTTCATCAACGCTAACGATAGGACTGTTGAGGGTGTTAGACACGGGAAGCTGCCAGCTTTTTCCGTTCAGTTCCACCCCGAGCACTCGCCGGGGCCTGTGGACACCGAGTGGCTTTTCGACGCCTTTGCAAAAATGATGGGAGGTTAA